The following are from one region of the Pseudodesulfovibrio piezophilus C1TLV30 genome:
- the mnmA gene encoding tRNA 2-thiouridine(34) synthase MnmA — translation MTVAVAVSGGMDSLLSLVLLKEQGEDVMAVHGHFLPPNPDWQRVVDGLTKACETLGVSFHALDLHSEFDQRVVAPFVAAYRAGLTPNPCAMCNPCMKFGTLFTAAQNMGADRFATGHYVRLEKRAGLGVVLTRGTDLSKDQSYFLSLVPIEKLRLAYFPLAETYKRDVLDILDSHGLTPPIPSESQEICFVPDDDYQSFLCRRGKMPGGGQALLSDGTVVGSHKGLWRHTQGQRRGLGIAWTEALYVLDKDIATNTLIVGTREELEAPGCIAGQVNMMVPFSQWPKVVMAQTRYRQKAKPSRVDLEDGKLIFHFIEAHGRPTPGQVAVAYTEDGVVLGGGVIEASTRGES, via the coding sequence ATGACGGTTGCAGTCGCTGTAAGTGGGGGGATGGATAGCCTCTTGTCCTTGGTTCTCCTCAAGGAGCAGGGGGAGGATGTTATGGCTGTACATGGACATTTTCTTCCTCCGAACCCGGATTGGCAACGAGTTGTTGATGGGCTGACCAAGGCATGTGAGACGCTTGGAGTGTCCTTTCATGCCCTTGATCTGCATAGTGAGTTTGACCAGCGTGTGGTTGCTCCTTTTGTTGCGGCCTACAGAGCTGGATTGACTCCTAACCCCTGCGCCATGTGCAATCCGTGCATGAAATTCGGCACACTTTTCACGGCTGCTCAAAACATGGGGGCAGATCGCTTTGCTACGGGACACTATGTCAGACTGGAAAAGCGAGCCGGGCTAGGGGTGGTGCTGACGCGAGGAACTGATCTTTCCAAGGATCAAAGTTACTTCCTGTCGTTGGTTCCTATTGAAAAACTCCGTTTAGCTTATTTCCCTTTGGCAGAGACGTATAAACGAGATGTGCTTGATATTCTCGACAGCCACGGGCTGACTCCTCCCATACCGAGTGAAAGCCAGGAAATTTGTTTTGTTCCAGATGATGATTATCAATCATTCTTGTGCCGGAGGGGGAAGATGCCAGGTGGTGGGCAGGCGCTTCTGAGTGATGGAACTGTGGTCGGGAGTCATAAAGGATTATGGCGTCATACGCAGGGACAACGTCGAGGATTAGGGATTGCCTGGACAGAGGCTCTCTATGTGCTTGACAAGGATATAGCCACCAATACTCTTATCGTTGGTACGCGTGAGGAGTTGGAAGCACCTGGGTGCATCGCCGGTCAGGTCAATATGATGGTGCCTTTTTCTCAGTGGCCGAAAGTTGTTATGGCGCAAACCCGGTATCGTCAAAAAGCCAAACCGAGCCGGGTTGATTTGGAGGACGGAAAGCTCATATTCCATTTCATAGAGGCGCATGGCAGGCCGACTCCTGGTCAGGTTGCGGTAGCGTATACTGAAGATGGCGTTGTTCTTGGCGGAGGTGTTATCGAGGCCTCGACTCGGGGTGAGAGTTAA
- a CDS encoding tetratricopeptide repeat protein, whose amino-acid sequence MMTKSSRLMEPTRQSDDKRLHQRPNANAVAGQSFPLFWVIFPLLLFICGGCQTFGTTIGAVVGSGHGISISANQDFLYSGNGEAHSNNRRGLDALLKKNYFAAHQFFQSTLDLYPNNPDATYYLGLTMIYEGKRDAGFDLLMQYKDALNIRIQQEVRWWANYCRKQTAFTPEKIHTVMNNARYEGYQREREDEWDRRNSLFD is encoded by the coding sequence ATGATGACAAAATCTTCACGCTTGATGGAACCTACTCGACAAAGTGACGATAAGAGGTTGCACCAGCGGCCTAATGCAAATGCCGTCGCGGGTCAATCTTTCCCCCTTTTTTGGGTTATCTTTCCCCTTCTGCTGTTCATCTGCGGCGGGTGTCAGACTTTTGGGACAACCATCGGTGCTGTCGTCGGTTCCGGGCATGGAATTTCGATCAGTGCCAACCAGGATTTCCTCTATTCCGGTAACGGCGAAGCACACTCGAATAACAGAAGAGGTCTTGATGCTCTTCTGAAGAAAAACTACTTTGCAGCCCATCAATTCTTCCAATCCACACTCGACCTTTATCCGAACAACCCCGATGCCACCTATTATCTGGGTCTCACCATGATCTATGAAGGCAAACGAGACGCTGGCTTTGATCTTCTCATGCAATACAAAGACGCATTGAACATACGAATCCAACAGGAAGTTCGCTGGTGGGCAAACTATTGTCGAAAGCAGACGGCATTCACACCTGAAAAAATCCACACGGTCATGAACAATGCCCGATATGAAGGATATCAACGAGAGAGGGAAGACGAATGGGATCGACGAAATTCCCTCTTTGATTAA
- a CDS encoding MiaB/RimO family radical SAM methylthiotransferase has translation MITFYTATLGCKINQYETRAIGEAWVRDLSGEQALEVESAESANLILVNSCAVTANAVADLRQTVRRFHRQNPEAEIIITGCAAQVMPEELSKLPGVVSVVPQQEKARLLAGPKRAGDHREPDSRFAPFSISGYGRARAVVKVQDGCSHHCTYCIVPLARGKSVSRPIGEVVDEVGRLLAGGFREFILSGINLRHYGRGLPEKTDFWDLVIRLESEFGLDWTGRARFRISSVEPGQLDNKAFDVLSQSRMVCPQLHLSLQSGDPEVLKRMGRGHYSPESAIRFMERLSTAWPERGLGADLITGFPGETEAQFENTMELCRHLPLTYGHVFPYSERPGTRAIDLDGSVPVPVRKERAARLRALVNAKKKAFLSHLLTLKQLNILVQDDSGRGVSEFYTACRFMDMPQGLGPRKLARAKPLSLEKGVLVVQAMERES, from the coding sequence ATGATTACATTTTATACTGCCACCCTCGGTTGTAAGATCAACCAATACGAAACCCGCGCCATAGGCGAAGCCTGGGTCAGGGATTTGTCCGGCGAGCAGGCTCTCGAGGTTGAATCAGCTGAGAGTGCCAATCTTATATTGGTTAATTCCTGTGCTGTGACAGCAAATGCCGTCGCTGATCTTCGGCAGACGGTTCGTCGGTTTCACAGGCAAAACCCCGAAGCGGAAATCATTATCACTGGATGTGCAGCACAGGTCATGCCCGAAGAACTTTCCAAGTTGCCTGGTGTTGTGAGTGTTGTTCCGCAACAGGAGAAGGCCAGACTTCTCGCAGGCCCGAAAAGGGCAGGAGACCATCGAGAGCCAGACTCTCGGTTTGCTCCGTTTTCCATCTCCGGGTATGGTCGGGCTCGTGCTGTGGTCAAAGTGCAGGATGGGTGTTCGCATCATTGCACGTATTGCATTGTCCCGCTGGCACGAGGAAAATCGGTGAGCCGTCCCATCGGTGAGGTCGTGGATGAGGTTGGTCGGTTGCTGGCCGGAGGGTTCCGGGAATTCATTCTGAGTGGCATTAATCTGCGTCATTATGGCAGAGGGCTCCCGGAAAAAACAGACTTTTGGGATCTTGTCATTCGGCTTGAATCCGAATTCGGACTGGATTGGACCGGGCGTGCGCGTTTTCGTATTTCGTCCGTGGAACCTGGGCAACTTGATAATAAAGCCTTTGATGTGCTTTCTCAATCGCGAATGGTTTGTCCGCAACTGCACCTTTCTTTGCAAAGTGGCGACCCTGAAGTCCTCAAAAGAATGGGGCGGGGGCATTATTCACCGGAAAGTGCCATACGCTTCATGGAACGCCTTAGCACTGCCTGGCCGGAAAGAGGACTGGGAGCGGACCTGATAACAGGATTTCCCGGAGAAACGGAAGCTCAGTTTGAAAATACTATGGAATTGTGCCGTCATCTGCCCTTAACCTATGGGCATGTTTTCCCTTACTCTGAGCGACCAGGAACACGGGCCATCGACCTGGATGGCAGTGTCCCGGTTCCGGTGCGTAAGGAACGGGCAGCCCGGCTCCGGGCGTTGGTCAATGCGAAGAAAAAAGCATTCCTTTCGCATCTGTTGACCCTCAAACAGCTCAATATCTTGGTGCAGGATGACTCTGGGCGAGGGGTGAGTGAATTTTATACAGCATGTCGTTTTATGGATATGCCTCAAGGACTCGGCCCGAGAAAGCTTGCCCGTGCCAAACCTCTTTCTCTGGAGAAAGGGGTTCTCGTGGTGCAGGCCATGGAGCGAGAGTCATGA
- a CDS encoding DUF4416 family protein — MSIPVIPDPGLLIISILCSRWESCWPALLNDLEDLFGPTDEVCDAFTFDQTDYYDKELGTPITRRLISFEDLKPLDALADIKISTNRLEEMYAQQGKRLFNLDPGFITLQNLVLATGKPFTHRLYLKAGIWGDLTLVWQKKHWVDFPWTFPDYAGDDMKSRLTKLRRSYKNKLNNPHTSNR; from the coding sequence ATGAGTATTCCGGTTATTCCTGATCCGGGATTACTCATTATTTCAATACTGTGTTCGCGGTGGGAGTCCTGTTGGCCTGCATTGCTTAATGATCTTGAAGACCTCTTTGGTCCGACGGATGAAGTCTGCGATGCGTTTACATTTGATCAGACCGATTATTATGATAAGGAATTGGGCACTCCCATAACACGGCGTTTGATCAGTTTTGAAGATTTGAAACCTTTGGATGCATTGGCTGATATCAAGATCAGCACCAATAGGCTGGAAGAAATGTACGCTCAGCAGGGGAAGCGGCTTTTCAATCTGGATCCTGGTTTCATCACCCTGCAAAATCTGGTGCTGGCGACAGGAAAACCCTTTACACATCGTCTTTATTTGAAGGCCGGAATATGGGGTGACCTTACTTTGGTCTGGCAAAAAAAGCACTGGGTTGATTTTCCCTGGACCTTCCCGGATTACGCCGGTGACGACATGAAATCGCGGCTGACAAAATTGCGTCGGTCGTATAAAAACAAGCTCAACAATCCGCACACGTCAAATCGTTGA
- a CDS encoding YicC/YloC family endoribonuclease produces MPVSMTGFGRCETNDDAWTHVWEIKSVNGRFLDVKWRMPSSLRGLENGWEKIVRTYASRGRVDISLNLEVLDAGILGVSFNQTMAQAMFKQMEQLAESRGELFTPDYNKVLTMASLWRDNGSEPDPGLAKSLTAGLENALKDWVGARTLEGDVMVADLLARLDVLRDTSAKIAERIPNILEEKKAGLRQRILDMLASVGAEYSEDRMLQEVAHLTDKLDVSEELTRLAAHLDRLREVLTAKEDAGKKLDFLLQETFREINTCGNKAQDTAVSRLVVDFKAELERCREQVQNIE; encoded by the coding sequence ATGCCTGTAAGCATGACCGGTTTCGGACGCTGTGAAACAAATGATGACGCTTGGACTCACGTTTGGGAGATCAAGAGTGTCAATGGGCGTTTTCTGGATGTCAAATGGCGCATGCCCAGCTCTTTGCGGGGCTTGGAAAATGGATGGGAAAAGATCGTTCGAACTTACGCTTCTCGCGGACGGGTGGATATTTCCCTGAACCTTGAAGTTCTGGATGCCGGTATTCTTGGTGTTTCCTTCAATCAGACGATGGCTCAAGCCATGTTCAAGCAGATGGAGCAATTGGCAGAAAGTCGGGGGGAACTGTTTACACCTGACTACAATAAAGTGCTCACCATGGCTTCGCTGTGGAGAGATAACGGCAGTGAGCCTGATCCGGGATTGGCAAAAAGCCTGACAGCCGGTTTGGAAAATGCCCTGAAAGACTGGGTGGGTGCCCGGACACTGGAAGGGGATGTCATGGTTGCCGATTTGTTGGCCAGACTGGATGTACTTCGTGACACCAGCGCGAAGATCGCTGAACGCATCCCCAATATTCTGGAAGAGAAAAAAGCCGGTTTGCGCCAACGGATTCTGGATATGCTCGCTTCTGTCGGTGCGGAATATTCAGAAGATCGTATGCTTCAGGAAGTTGCCCATCTTACAGATAAATTGGATGTTTCGGAAGAATTAACTCGATTGGCCGCTCACCTTGATCGGTTGCGTGAAGTGCTGACTGCCAAGGAAGACGCGGGGAAGAAACTCGATTTTCTACTCCAGGAGACTTTTCGCGAGATTAATACGTGCGGTAACAAAGCTCAGGATACAGCTGTCAGTCGGTTGGTTGTTGATTTCAAGGCCGAGCTTGAACGATGCAGGGAACAGGTTCAGAACATCGAGTAG
- a CDS encoding DUF370 domain-containing protein — MQKQGLLNVGFGNFVVLSRVITIALPSSAPMRRLREDARQEGRLIDATQGRKTRAIIVTDSNHVILSAIQAETIGQRFSAEEGE, encoded by the coding sequence ATGCAAAAACAGGGATTGCTTAACGTCGGTTTCGGTAACTTTGTCGTGCTGAGCAGGGTGATTACCATTGCCCTGCCTTCCAGCGCTCCCATGCGTCGTCTCAGGGAGGACGCACGGCAGGAAGGACGCCTGATCGATGCAACTCAGGGGCGCAAAACCCGCGCCATTATTGTTACCGATTCCAATCACGTTATTTTGTCCGCCATCCAGGCCGAGACCATTGGCCAGAGGTTTAGTGCGGAGGAGGGAGAGTAA